One region of Bradyrhizobium betae genomic DNA includes:
- a CDS encoding carboxymuconolactone decarboxylase family protein — protein MNSTPLWLSSLTLAAAGGWLAATMFAAPATSKEPRFPQLTMDQLDAKQKPLGEQIMKVSSVGIGGPYNPMIRSPVLGQRLFDLFYYLRWETSVPTKLNEFAILIIGRQWRSQVEWFAHAPLAAKAGLSADIIAELKANKRPSKMAEDEAVVYDFVTELTTTRKVSDETYARAKKLFNDQQIVDLTAVSGNYVMVAMLLAMAEETVPPDKQEPFKPGEP, from the coding sequence ATGAACTCAACGCCACTTTGGCTATCGTCGCTCACGTTGGCCGCTGCTGGCGGCTGGCTCGCCGCCACGATGTTTGCAGCGCCCGCCACCAGCAAGGAGCCGCGCTTTCCGCAGCTCACCATGGACCAGCTGGACGCCAAGCAAAAACCGCTCGGCGAGCAGATCATGAAGGTGTCGAGCGTCGGCATCGGCGGGCCCTACAATCCCATGATCCGCAGCCCCGTGCTCGGACAGCGCCTGTTCGACCTGTTCTACTATCTGCGCTGGGAAACCTCGGTCCCGACCAAGCTCAACGAGTTCGCGATCCTCATCATCGGCCGGCAGTGGCGCTCGCAGGTGGAATGGTTCGCGCACGCGCCGCTCGCGGCCAAGGCGGGCTTGTCTGCGGATATCATCGCGGAGCTGAAGGCCAACAAGCGCCCGTCGAAAATGGCTGAGGATGAGGCGGTGGTCTACGACTTCGTCACCGAGCTCACCACGACCAGGAAGGTCTCTGACGAGACCTACGCGCGGGCGAAGAAGCTCTTCAACGACCAGCAGATCGTCGACCTCACCGCGGTCTCCGGCAATTACGTGATGGTCGCGATGCTGCTGGCGATGGCGGAAGAGACAGTGCCGCCGGACAAGCAGGAGCCGTTCAAGCCCGGCGAGCCGTAA
- a CDS encoding alpha/beta fold hydrolase — MNRILTAALAAALLTAAFTSARAADTAPREPYGIALEGFAYPLPVHLLPVVNDGEQLSMAYMDVAPTQPNGRTVVLLHGRNFPSSYWAPVIKMLIEAGYRVVVPDQIGFGKSSKPSGELHFDTLARNTIALLDHLKIDKAEIVAHSLGGMLGVRIARAYPDRVAHLVLTAPIGLEDYRLYVPPTPTETIIENEGKLTADGYRKQLQTNYAIKLPPEAITPFVDARFNMKGSPDYPRWLRAYVSSGQMIYREPVAHEVALLSGPTLFIMGADDHNAPGRPLAPEALRARMGQNAELAKALAAKMPNARAEVIPDTGHLVFLEAPEKYKELVLGFLGR, encoded by the coding sequence ATGAACCGCATCCTTACGGCCGCGCTCGCGGCCGCCCTGCTCACCGCCGCGTTCACCTCCGCCCGCGCCGCGGACACCGCACCGCGCGAACCCTACGGCATCGCGCTCGAAGGCTTTGCCTATCCCCTTCCCGTGCACCTGCTGCCTGTAGTCAACGACGGCGAGCAGCTCAGCATGGCCTATATGGACGTCGCACCCACGCAGCCGAACGGCCGCACCGTGGTGCTGCTGCACGGGCGCAATTTTCCGTCGAGCTACTGGGCACCCGTCATCAAGATGCTGATCGAGGCCGGCTATCGCGTCGTGGTGCCCGACCAGATCGGCTTCGGCAAATCCTCCAAGCCGTCAGGCGAACTGCACTTCGACACACTGGCGCGCAACACCATCGCGCTGCTCGATCACCTCAAGATCGACAAAGCGGAAATCGTGGCGCATTCGCTCGGCGGCATGCTCGGCGTGCGCATCGCCCGCGCCTATCCGGACCGCGTCGCTCACCTTGTTCTGACGGCCCCAATCGGGCTGGAAGACTACCGCCTCTATGTGCCGCCGACCCCGACCGAGACCATCATCGAGAACGAGGGCAAGCTCACCGCCGACGGCTACCGCAAGCAGCTCCAGACCAATTACGCGATCAAGCTGCCGCCGGAAGCGATCACCCCGTTCGTCGATGCCCGCTTCAACATGAAAGGCAGCCCGGATTATCCGCGCTGGCTGCGCGCCTATGTCAGCTCCGGCCAGATGATCTATCGCGAGCCGGTCGCGCACGAGGTCGCGCTTTTGTCCGGGCCGACGCTGTTCATCATGGGCGCCGACGATCACAACGCGCCGGGACGGCCACTCGCACCGGAGGCGCTGCGCGCCAGGATGGGACAAAACGCCGAGCTGGCGAAGGCGCTGGCCGCGAAGATGCCGAATGCGCGGGCCGAGGTGATCCCGGACACCGGCCACCTCGTCTTCCTGGAGGCGCCGGAGAAGTACAAGGAGCTGGTGCTGGGCTTTCTCGGCCGCTAG
- a CDS encoding glutathione S-transferase family protein, which produces MADLTLTTFDWVPPAPRGFVRDLRVRWALEEAALPYRVASVPIDDRGAAHLAHQPFGQVPWLTDGDLSIFETGAILLHLGKLSARLMPSDPSGQSEATEWVFAALNSVEMASLPWGMSKFMGHPTDTAAWKFVDDFLKLRLKHLEPVLAGREWLAGSFSVADILMSDVLRVVDGFGGLADSPACRNYVARATARPAFAKARADQMAHFAAADVARGV; this is translated from the coding sequence ATGGCCGACCTCACGCTGACCACCTTCGATTGGGTTCCCCCTGCCCCGCGCGGCTTCGTGCGCGACCTTCGCGTGCGCTGGGCGCTGGAAGAAGCCGCTCTGCCCTATCGCGTCGCCAGCGTGCCGATCGACGATCGCGGTGCCGCGCATCTGGCACACCAGCCGTTCGGCCAGGTGCCGTGGCTGACCGACGGCGATCTCTCGATTTTCGAGACCGGCGCGATCCTGCTGCATCTGGGCAAGCTCAGCGCCAGGCTGATGCCGTCAGATCCGAGCGGCCAGAGCGAGGCGACGGAATGGGTGTTCGCGGCGCTCAATTCGGTGGAGATGGCGAGCCTGCCTTGGGGGATGTCGAAGTTCATGGGACATCCGACCGACACGGCGGCGTGGAAATTCGTCGACGATTTCCTCAAGCTTCGCCTCAAGCATCTCGAGCCCGTGCTTGCGGGGCGCGAATGGCTGGCGGGATCTTTTTCGGTCGCAGACATCCTGATGTCGGACGTGCTGCGCGTCGTCGATGGTTTCGGCGGGCTAGCGGACAGTCCTGCCTGCCGCAACTATGTCGCGCGCGCCACGGCCCGCCCGGCCTTCGCCAAGGCCCGCGCCGACCAGATGGCGCATTTCGCCGCGGCGGATGTGGCGCGCGGAGTGTGA
- a CDS encoding GCG_CRPN prefix-to-repeats domain-containing protein, with protein MKYMFAAVMLASAVVGFSEAASAAGGCGPGWYRGPYGGCQPMARRGAVVVVPAPAPVVVVRPRVCPYGFRWYAGRCRPF; from the coding sequence ATGAAATATATGTTCGCCGCCGTGATGCTCGCCAGCGCGGTCGTCGGTTTCAGCGAGGCGGCCAGCGCCGCCGGCGGCTGTGGCCCCGGCTGGTATCGCGGCCCGTATGGCGGTTGCCAGCCGATGGCCCGGCGTGGGGCCGTGGTCGTCGTGCCCGCTCCAGCCCCGGTCGTCGTGGTACGTCCGCGCGTGTGCCCTTACGGCTTCCGCTGGTACGCCGGCCGCTGCCGGCCGTTCTGA
- a CDS encoding acyl-CoA carboxylase subunit beta, whose product MKNILDALEDRRAGAKLGGGEKRIEAQHARGKLTARERIELLLDKGSFEEFDMFVEHRSTEFGMEKNKVPGDGVVTGWGTVNGRKTFVFAKDFTVFGGSLSETHALKITKLQDMAMKARAPIIGLYDAGGARIQEGVAALAGYSYVFRRNVLASGVIPQISVIMGPCAGGDVYSPAMTDFIFMVKNTSYMFVTGPDVVKTVTNEVVTAEELGGASVHATRSSIADGAFENDVETLLQMRRLIDFLPSNNSDGVPEWPSFDDIGRVDMSLDTLIPDNPNKPYDMKELILKVVDEGDFFEIADMFAKNIVTGFGRIAGRTVGFVANQPMVLAGVLDSDASRKAARFVRFCDAFNIPIVTFVDVPGFLPGTAQEYGGLIKHGAKLLFAYSQCTVPLVTIITRKAYGGAFDVMASKEIGADMNYAWPTAQIAVMGAKGAVEIIFRSDIGDPDKIAARTKEYEDRFLSPFIAAERGYIDDVIMPHSTRKRIARALSMLKDKKVETPAKKHDNLPL is encoded by the coding sequence ATGAAGAATATCCTGGACGCCCTTGAAGATCGTCGTGCCGGCGCAAAGCTCGGCGGCGGGGAGAAGCGCATCGAGGCGCAGCACGCCCGCGGCAAGCTGACCGCGCGCGAGCGCATCGAGCTCCTGCTCGACAAGGGATCGTTCGAGGAGTTCGACATGTTCGTCGAGCACCGCTCCACCGAGTTCGGCATGGAGAAGAACAAGGTTCCCGGCGACGGCGTCGTCACCGGCTGGGGCACCGTCAACGGCCGCAAGACGTTCGTCTTCGCCAAGGATTTTACGGTGTTCGGCGGCTCGCTGTCCGAGACCCACGCGCTGAAGATTACGAAACTTCAGGACATGGCGATGAAGGCGCGGGCGCCCATCATCGGCCTCTATGATGCGGGCGGCGCCCGCATCCAGGAGGGCGTCGCCGCGCTCGCCGGCTATTCCTACGTGTTCCGCCGCAACGTGCTCGCCTCGGGCGTGATCCCGCAGATCTCGGTCATCATGGGCCCTTGCGCCGGCGGCGACGTCTACTCGCCGGCGATGACCGACTTCATCTTCATGGTGAAGAACACCAGCTACATGTTCGTCACCGGCCCTGACGTCGTGAAGACCGTCACCAACGAGGTCGTCACCGCCGAAGAGCTCGGCGGTGCTAGCGTGCACGCCACGCGCTCCTCGATCGCCGACGGTGCCTTCGAGAACGACGTCGAGACGCTGTTGCAGATGCGTCGCCTGATCGACTTCCTGCCGTCCAACAACAGCGACGGCGTGCCGGAATGGCCGAGCTTCGACGACATCGGCCGCGTCGACATGTCGCTCGATACGCTGATCCCCGACAATCCGAACAAGCCCTACGACATGAAGGAGCTGATCCTGAAGGTCGTCGACGAGGGCGATTTCTTCGAGATCGCGGACATGTTCGCCAAGAACATCGTCACCGGCTTCGGCCGTATCGCCGGCCGCACCGTCGGCTTCGTCGCCAACCAGCCGATGGTGCTGGCCGGCGTGCTCGACAGCGACGCCTCGCGCAAGGCCGCGCGCTTCGTTCGCTTCTGCGATGCCTTCAACATCCCGATCGTCACCTTCGTCGACGTGCCGGGCTTCCTGCCGGGCACCGCGCAGGAATATGGCGGCCTGATCAAGCACGGCGCCAAGCTGCTGTTCGCCTATTCGCAATGCACCGTGCCGCTGGTGACCATCATCACCCGCAAGGCCTACGGCGGCGCCTTCGACGTCATGGCGTCCAAGGAGATCGGCGCCGACATGAACTACGCCTGGCCGACCGCCCAGATCGCGGTGATGGGCGCCAAGGGCGCCGTCGAGATCATCTTCCGCTCTGATATCGGCGACCCCGACAAGATCGCGGCCCGCACCAAGGAATACGAAGACCGCTTCCTGTCACCGTTCATCGCCGCCGAGCGCGGCTACATCGACGACGTCATCATGCCTCACTCGACCCGCAAGCGGATCGCGCGGGCGCTGTCGATGCTGAAGGACAAGAAGGTGGAAACGCCGGCGAAGAAGCACGACAATTTGCCGTTGTGA
- a CDS encoding ATP12 family chaperone protein: MRELFDEAAVRSARDPRESVRQSARTPQRKRFYKEAGATETEGGFAITLDGKPIRTPSGRQVVIPSRALADAVAAEWAAQGETIDPVTMPLTRIANSVVEGVVDRVELVTDDLAKYFESDLLFYRAGHPEGLVAREAAHWDPLLFWAAETLGAHFILSEGIMHVKQPDEAIQAARGALPGDAWSVAALHVVTTLTGSALLALALAHGVHDAGQVWAAAHVDEDWNAEKWGVDEEAAARRAARLRDFEAAVAVLAAVKPAAAKGP, encoded by the coding sequence ATGCGCGAATTGTTCGATGAAGCTGCGGTGCGATCCGCTCGCGATCCCCGGGAATCGGTCCGCCAGTCTGCGCGTACGCCACAGCGCAAGCGCTTCTACAAGGAGGCCGGCGCCACTGAAACCGAGGGCGGCTTCGCCATCACGCTCGACGGCAAGCCGATCCGCACGCCGTCCGGCCGCCAGGTGGTGATCCCCTCGCGCGCACTGGCCGATGCGGTCGCCGCCGAATGGGCGGCGCAGGGCGAGACGATCGATCCCGTGACCATGCCGCTGACGCGGATCGCCAACAGCGTGGTCGAGGGCGTCGTCGACCGCGTCGAGCTCGTCACCGACGACCTCGCCAAATACTTCGAGTCCGACCTGCTGTTCTATCGGGCAGGCCACCCCGAGGGGCTGGTGGCCCGCGAGGCCGCGCACTGGGACCCCCTGCTGTTCTGGGCGGCGGAGACGCTGGGCGCGCATTTCATCCTGTCCGAGGGCATCATGCATGTGAAGCAGCCGGACGAGGCCATCCAGGCCGCCCGAGGTGCGCTGCCGGGGGATGCCTGGTCGGTCGCCGCGCTCCATGTGGTGACGACCCTGACCGGTTCGGCGCTGCTGGCGCTGGCACTGGCCCATGGCGTGCACGATGCCGGCCAGGTCTGGGCCGCCGCCCATGTCGACGAGGACTGGAACGCCGAGAAATGGGGCGTGGACGAGGAGGCAGCTGCCCGCCGGGCCGCCCGCTTGCGGGATTTCGAGGCCGCCGTGGCGGTATTGGCCGCCGTAAAGCCTGCTGCGGCCAAAGGTCCTTAA
- a CDS encoding RluA family pseudouridine synthase: MSRRIKRMNPKPREPDERKEARPFKARGASKAGPRPGGKPGMKPPPRFAGERAERRPPKVAAPETPAPAKPVEALLPTKVQTVKVTADENNMRVDRFLEARFPGLSFSHIQRVVRKGELRVDGKRVDSKDRLEEGQSVRIPPLKLDTPKPVDELSEAAQKTLKALKEMTIYEDDDVLVLNKPFGLAVQGGSGTTRHIDQMLEVMRDSKGQKPRLVHRIDKDTSGCLLIAKTRFAASYLTGEFRSRSARKTYWALVPGLPKPKQGRISTFLAKEESEDDTIMRIAQHGDEGASHAVTYYAVVETAGNKLTWVSLKPVTGRTHQLRAHMAHIGHPIVGDPKYFNIENWQLPGGLQNRLHLLARRIVIPHPRGGVIDATAPLPPHMQQSWNLLGLDASRFDPIENAPEE, encoded by the coding sequence ATGAGCCGCCGCATCAAGAGAATGAACCCGAAACCTCGCGAGCCCGACGAGCGCAAGGAGGCACGTCCGTTCAAAGCGCGCGGTGCGTCAAAGGCCGGCCCGCGTCCGGGCGGCAAGCCGGGCATGAAGCCGCCGCCGCGCTTTGCGGGCGAGCGCGCCGAGCGGCGTCCGCCCAAGGTGGCCGCGCCGGAAACGCCTGCGCCGGCAAAGCCCGTCGAGGCGCTGCTGCCGACCAAGGTGCAGACCGTCAAGGTGACGGCCGACGAGAACAACATGCGGGTCGACCGCTTCCTCGAAGCGCGCTTTCCGGGCCTGTCGTTCTCTCACATCCAGCGTGTCGTCCGTAAGGGCGAGCTGCGCGTCGATGGCAAGCGCGTCGACAGCAAGGATCGGCTGGAGGAGGGGCAGAGCGTCCGTATTCCGCCGCTGAAACTCGACACGCCGAAGCCGGTCGACGAACTGTCGGAGGCCGCGCAGAAGACGCTCAAGGCGCTGAAGGAGATGACCATTTACGAGGACGACGACGTTCTCGTGCTGAACAAGCCGTTCGGGCTTGCGGTGCAGGGCGGCTCCGGCACGACGCGGCACATCGATCAGATGCTGGAGGTGATGCGCGACTCCAAGGGGCAGAAGCCGCGGCTCGTGCACCGGATCGACAAGGATACGTCGGGCTGCCTGCTGATCGCCAAGACGCGCTTCGCCGCCTCGTATCTGACCGGCGAGTTCCGCTCGCGCTCGGCGCGGAAAACCTATTGGGCGCTGGTGCCGGGCCTGCCGAAGCCGAAGCAGGGCCGCATCTCGACCTTCCTCGCCAAGGAAGAGAGCGAGGACGACACCATCATGCGCATCGCCCAGCATGGCGACGAGGGCGCGAGCCACGCGGTGACCTATTACGCGGTGGTCGAGACCGCCGGCAACAAGCTGACCTGGGTGTCGCTGAAGCCGGTGACGGGCCGCACCCATCAGCTCCGCGCGCACATGGCGCATATCGGCCATCCCATCGTCGGCGATCCCAAATATTTCAACATCGAGAACTGGCAATTGCCGGGCGGCTTGCAGAACCGGCTTCATCTGCTCGCGCGCCGCATCGTCATTCCGCATCCGCGCGGCGGCGTGATCGACGCCACCGCCCCGCTGCCGCCGCACATGCAGCAATCGTGGAATCTGCTCGGGCTCGATGCGAGCCGGTTCGATCCGATCGAGAACGCGCCGGAAGAGTAG
- a CDS encoding DUF4260 domain-containing protein, with protein sequence MAKTGAETGAVTGGVKILLRLEGLTLFAGMVMLYAAWDGSWLVFALLFFVPDLSFLAYLSDAKFGAMVYNAAHSYMAPVALLTLGFGIASPLILSIALIWLAHIGIDRALGYGLKYSAGFGFTHLGRIGRQKDT encoded by the coding sequence ATGGCCAAGACCGGCGCCGAGACCGGCGCGGTGACGGGCGGCGTCAAGATCCTGCTCCGGCTGGAGGGCCTGACCCTGTTCGCGGGCATGGTGATGCTCTACGCGGCCTGGGACGGCTCCTGGCTGGTGTTCGCCCTGCTCTTTTTCGTGCCCGATCTGAGCTTCCTGGCATACCTCTCCGACGCCAAATTCGGCGCGATGGTCTACAACGCCGCCCACAGCTACATGGCCCCGGTGGCGCTGCTGACGCTGGGCTTCGGCATCGCCTCGCCGCTCATCCTGTCCATCGCCTTGATCTGGCTCGCCCATATCGGCATCGACCGGGCGCTGGGCTACGGGCTGAAATACTCGGCCGGGTTCGGCTTCACCCATCTGGGGCGGATCGGGCGACAGAAGGACACCTGA
- a CDS encoding HigA family addiction module antitoxin has product MPRIPTHPGEHLAEELRELGISAAELARQIDVPVNRVTGIINGQRGITADTALRLGHWFGSSPQFWMNLQQQYELRLAEKEVGAQVATLPRRAAQSTRKLGKTA; this is encoded by the coding sequence ATGCCCCGCATACCTACCCATCCCGGCGAACATCTCGCTGAAGAGCTGCGAGAACTCGGCATATCCGCCGCAGAGCTCGCGCGTCAGATCGACGTCCCCGTAAATCGCGTGACTGGCATCATCAACGGGCAGCGCGGCATCACCGCTGACACTGCGCTGCGCCTTGGTCATTGGTTTGGCTCCAGTCCGCAATTCTGGATGAACCTGCAACAGCAATATGAACTGCGGCTGGCGGAGAAAGAGGTTGGTGCGCAGGTTGCGACGCTGCCCCGTCGCGCCGCGCAGTCGACACGAAAGCTTGGAAAAACCGCATGA
- a CDS encoding flagellar hook-length control protein FliK gives MSTPISSILPVSAASPVADAATPDLVLQAGSVVDARVVSVMADNLVRIAIANLSMDVMSEVSLTPGQSLQLAVSQNGGTIRLAVMSGAGEATGDQITLTPRAASLVESPSLAPSAIAARNTLTPLEQAAVTAASAEAVTKQGSQAPLFANLAAVVTGSDLPAGLKQAVLDVLAQQTPLNAGLDGGDIESAFQKSGLLLEASLAAGGTPPSGAVPDLKAALLVLRQTLASLETAPQVQGAALATGTTGTPQAVAAPAQTAGEAASSSGAGIAQQPQLPRDANLAAALLADIAGNNPQSAMPRTMSAGLAASLLQEVTQNLPRLMGNVPGSNKVVPDGHIFEAAARTTPPPFRGALPAPQAVAAPSLAPETPLSVTVHRLLDDTDAAIARQTLLQVASLPDRTDAGGHRIDPAVPQWNFEIPFSTPQGTAMAQFEISRDGGNESADPAKRAWRARFTLNVEPAGPVHALITLNDDKTFVRMWAERPATAQQLRAGIGELNQALTRAELKPGDILVRDGTPPQPAPARAGHFLDRAT, from the coding sequence ATGTCGACGCCGATAAGCTCGATTCTTCCCGTCAGTGCCGCCAGCCCCGTGGCTGATGCGGCAACGCCCGATCTCGTGCTTCAGGCCGGCAGCGTCGTCGACGCCAGGGTCGTCAGCGTGATGGCCGACAATCTGGTGCGGATCGCGATCGCCAATTTGTCGATGGACGTGATGTCGGAGGTGTCGCTCACACCGGGGCAGAGCCTCCAGCTCGCGGTCTCGCAGAACGGCGGCACCATCCGGCTCGCGGTGATGAGCGGGGCGGGCGAGGCGACGGGGGATCAGATCACGTTGACGCCGCGGGCGGCCTCGCTGGTGGAGAGCCCATCGCTGGCGCCGTCTGCGATTGCCGCACGCAACACGCTGACGCCGCTGGAGCAGGCCGCCGTCACCGCCGCTTCGGCCGAGGCGGTCACGAAACAGGGCAGCCAGGCGCCGTTGTTCGCCAATCTGGCCGCTGTCGTCACCGGCAGCGATCTGCCGGCGGGGCTGAAGCAGGCGGTGCTGGACGTGCTGGCGCAGCAGACGCCGCTCAATGCCGGGCTCGATGGCGGCGATATCGAATCCGCCTTCCAGAAATCCGGCCTGCTGCTCGAGGCCTCGCTGGCTGCAGGCGGGACGCCGCCTTCCGGGGCCGTGCCGGATTTGAAGGCCGCGCTGCTGGTGCTGCGGCAGACGCTGGCGAGCCTCGAGACCGCGCCGCAGGTGCAAGGTGCCGCGCTTGCGACTGGTACAACCGGGACGCCGCAGGCCGTTGCCGCGCCGGCTCAGACAGCAGGTGAGGCCGCGTCATCTTCCGGTGCCGGGATCGCCCAACAACCGCAACTGCCGCGCGATGCCAATCTCGCGGCCGCCTTGCTGGCCGACATAGCCGGCAACAATCCTCAGTCCGCGATGCCGCGCACCATGTCCGCAGGCCTTGCCGCAAGCCTGTTGCAGGAGGTCACGCAAAACCTGCCGCGCCTGATGGGCAACGTCCCCGGCTCGAACAAGGTCGTGCCCGACGGTCATATCTTCGAGGCCGCCGCGCGTACGACGCCACCGCCGTTTCGCGGCGCATTGCCGGCGCCGCAGGCGGTCGCCGCGCCATCGCTCGCGCCTGAGACACCGCTCTCCGTAACGGTGCACCGCCTGCTCGACGACACCGATGCCGCGATCGCGCGGCAGACGCTGTTGCAGGTCGCCTCGCTGCCCGATCGTACCGACGCCGGCGGCCACCGCATTGATCCAGCCGTGCCGCAGTGGAATTTCGAGATTCCGTTCTCGACGCCGCAGGGCACCGCGATGGCGCAGTTCGAGATTTCGCGCGACGGCGGCAACGAATCTGCCGATCCCGCCAAGCGCGCCTGGCGCGCGCGCTTCACGCTCAATGTCGAGCCGGCCGGCCCCGTGCATGCGCTGATCACGCTCAACGACGACAAGACCTTCGTGCGGATGTGGGCGGAGCGCCCCGCGACCGCGCAGCAACTTCGCGCCGGCATCGGCGAACTCAATCAGGCGCTGACGCGCGCTGAACTCAAGCCCGGCGACATCCTGGTGCGCGACGGCACGCCGCCGCAGCCGGCGCCAGCCCGCGCCGGTCATTTCCTGGATCGCGCCACATGA
- a CDS encoding EscU/YscU/HrcU family type III secretion system export apparatus switch protein: MSNPSKLAIALHYEKGSNAPVVVAKGKGTIGEKIVEIAKANDIPIEENEILAGALSKVELGEEIPPDLYKAVAEVLVFVLRLSGRGR, encoded by the coding sequence ATGAGCAATCCATCCAAGCTCGCCATTGCGCTGCATTACGAGAAGGGCAGCAACGCGCCCGTCGTTGTCGCCAAGGGCAAGGGCACGATCGGCGAGAAGATCGTCGAGATCGCCAAGGCCAACGACATCCCGATCGAGGAGAACGAGATTTTGGCGGGTGCGCTCTCCAAGGTCGAGCTTGGCGAGGAGATCCCGCCAGATCTCTACAAGGCCGTGGCTGAGGTGTTGGTGTTTGTGCTGCGGCTGTCGGGTCGGGGGCGCTGA
- a CDS encoding penicillin-binding transpeptidase domain-containing protein encodes MTQRKSPVLTRRSTLGLLAAASILPRHALAHVAPPRNEIRDSLAKRFTDLGTSGTFVGYKVEDYLIVASDKERSGEGKLPASTFKIPNSLIALETGVVADPDKDVFPWDGVKRPIEAWNKDHTLRSAIAVSAVPVYQEIARRIGQERMQKYVDLFDYGNRDIGGGIDQFWLTGALRIDPIEQIDFVDRLRRRALPISRRSQDVVADILPVTKVGDSIIRAKSGLLGAERGEPSLGWMVGWAEKGEAHTVFALNMDCTEPRLVGERMPLTQACLAAIGAI; translated from the coding sequence ATGACTCAACGGAAATCGCCCGTGCTGACCCGCCGTTCCACCCTCGGCCTTCTTGCCGCAGCTTCGATCCTGCCGCGGCACGCGCTCGCGCATGTCGCGCCGCCGCGCAATGAGATCCGCGACAGCCTGGCAAAGCGTTTCACCGACCTCGGCACGTCGGGCACCTTCGTCGGCTACAAGGTCGAGGACTATCTGATCGTCGCCAGCGACAAGGAGCGCTCGGGCGAGGGCAAGCTGCCAGCCTCGACCTTCAAGATCCCGAACTCGCTGATCGCGCTGGAGACCGGCGTCGTCGCCGATCCTGACAAGGACGTGTTCCCGTGGGACGGCGTGAAGCGTCCGATCGAGGCCTGGAACAAGGATCATACGCTGCGCAGCGCCATCGCGGTGAGCGCGGTGCCGGTCTATCAGGAGATCGCCCGCCGCATCGGCCAGGAGCGCATGCAGAAATATGTCGATCTGTTCGACTACGGCAATCGCGACATCGGCGGCGGTATCGACCAGTTCTGGCTCACGGGCGCCTTGCGCATCGATCCGATCGAGCAGATCGATTTCGTCGACCGGCTGCGTCGCCGCGCGCTGCCGATCTCCAGGCGCAGCCAGGATGTGGTCGCCGATATCCTGCCGGTGACCAAGGTCGGCGACAGCATCATCCGCGCCAAGTCGGGCCTGCTCGGCGCCGAGCGCGGCGAGCCCTCGCTCGGCTGGATGGTTGGCTGGGCCGAGAAGGGCGAGGCGCACACGGTGTTCGCGCTCAACATGGATTGCACCGAGCCGCGCCTCGTCGGCGAGCGCATGCCGCTGACGCAAGCCTGCCTTGCCGCGATCGGCGCGATCTGA
- a CDS encoding twin-arginine translocation signal domain-containing protein, translating to MERRNFLKLAFGVAAGAAALTTAAQAAPLAPQPLGDPRMPQGNPDAHPAVTTSDEAAELKPEQVHWRGHHHHWRHRHWGWRRRRWHRRHW from the coding sequence ATGGAACGCCGCAATTTTCTGAAACTCGCCTTCGGTGTCGCGGCGGGAGCCGCCGCGCTCACGACCGCCGCACAGGCCGCGCCGCTGGCGCCACAGCCGCTCGGAGATCCCCGCATGCCGCAAGGCAATCCGGACGCCCATCCGGCCGTCACCACCAGCGATGAGGCCGCAGAGCTCAAGCCCGAGCAGGTGCATTGGCGCGGCCATCACCACCACTGGCGTCACCGTCACTGGGGCTGGCGCCGTCGCCGTTGGCATCGCCGCCACTGGTAA